The following proteins come from a genomic window of Polyangiaceae bacterium:
- a CDS encoding helix-turn-helix domain-containing protein, with protein sequence MARDRGTLVRRVGSRIRELREARNLTQEELGVRAGYTAKYVSEIERGLRDPPLSTLDRLASNGLACQVQDLLGPGVRANPARARPPVAWPRAVRKIADELAALPPSTRTRVVAVIRAVMALARGM encoded by the coding sequence ATGGCGCGAGACCGCGGCACGCTGGTGCGACGAGTGGGCAGCCGGATCCGAGAGCTGCGCGAAGCACGCAACCTCACCCAGGAAGAGCTCGGCGTGCGGGCCGGCTACACCGCCAAGTACGTGTCCGAGATTGAGCGCGGACTGCGTGATCCTCCGCTAAGCACGCTCGATCGCTTGGCCAGCAACGGACTGGCCTGCCAGGTGCAGGATCTCCTCGGCCCAGGCGTTCGGGCCAATCCTGCGCGCGCTAGGCCTCCGGTCGCGTGGCCTCGTGCTGTCCGCAAAATCGCCGACGAGCTCGCGGCGCTGCCACCGAGCACCCGGACTCGCGTCGTCGCTGTCATCCGAGCGGTGATGGCGCTGGCGCGGGGCATGTAG
- a CDS encoding STAS-like domain-containing protein, translated as MTVCVDAFIRNRDGHIVLPERPGGGSQLWRSRRFTSTRRMRCSCPRAAGLPSRLSRGDGAHERHAIEKDWNDPEVLILDFAGVRIASVSFFDEALGLTAPKHDLGILMLHVKVENVDPADRTLLNRIVLARARERGFGGEEDADVR; from the coding sequence ATGACCGTTTGTGTGGACGCATTCATCAGGAACCGGGACGGACACATCGTGCTGCCCGAACGGCCAGGGGGCGGCAGCCAGTTGTGGCGTTCGCGGCGTTTCACATCCACGCGACGCATGAGGTGCAGCTGCCCGCGCGCCGCTGGTCTTCCCTCACGTTTATCGCGGGGTGACGGCGCGCACGAACGCCATGCGATCGAGAAGGACTGGAACGATCCGGAGGTCCTCATTCTGGACTTCGCCGGTGTTCGAATTGCATCGGTCTCGTTCTTCGACGAAGCCTTGGGGCTGACGGCGCCGAAGCACGATCTAGGAATCCTGATGCTCCATGTGAAGGTCGAGAACGTCGACCCCGCTGACCGCACGTTGTTGAACCGGATTGTCCTGGCGAGAGCAAGAGAGCGAGGCTTCGGCGGCGAGGAAGACGCGGACGTTCGTTGA
- a CDS encoding ATP-binding protein, with product MAKADQIKALIRSHAEGDDSRFYAIAMQVAAQAARNGHGKFAQELRQLVDRAKQRAAAAAALQVPKPVPLAQPRGELAGLLTVGYPKTRLADMALEEDLHQRIERVLVEQRQRERIRGHGFAPLRKLLLVGPPGTGKTMTAAALAGELGLPLFTIQLDGLITKYMGETAAKLRIVFDAIQSTRGVYLFDEFDALGGQRGTGNDVGEIRRVLNSFLQFLEMDESDSLIVGATNHAKLLDRALFRRFDGVLEYRLPSEDVALQVMRARLGLLDTSAVDWAAAAKAAEALSHAEITHACEQAAKNAILEQTTKVRSQELVAALRERQSAHA from the coding sequence ATGGCCAAGGCCGACCAAATCAAGGCTCTGATTCGGAGCCACGCAGAGGGCGACGACAGTCGCTTCTACGCCATCGCCATGCAGGTCGCCGCGCAAGCAGCCCGCAACGGACACGGCAAGTTCGCCCAGGAGCTGCGGCAACTGGTTGATCGCGCGAAACAACGCGCCGCGGCCGCGGCAGCGTTGCAGGTCCCGAAGCCGGTCCCACTGGCCCAACCGCGCGGCGAGCTGGCCGGCCTGTTGACGGTGGGCTACCCGAAGACCCGCCTTGCGGACATGGCGCTGGAGGAAGACCTGCACCAACGCATAGAGCGCGTGCTGGTCGAGCAACGCCAACGCGAGCGCATTCGCGGGCACGGATTCGCACCGCTACGGAAGCTGCTCCTGGTCGGTCCTCCTGGAACGGGCAAGACCATGACCGCGGCCGCCCTGGCCGGCGAGCTCGGCCTCCCGTTGTTCACCATCCAGCTGGACGGGCTCATCACCAAGTACATGGGTGAAACAGCGGCGAAACTGCGGATCGTCTTCGATGCCATTCAGTCCACCCGCGGGGTGTACTTGTTCGATGAGTTCGACGCTCTCGGCGGCCAACGAGGCACCGGCAACGATGTCGGAGAGATTCGCCGCGTATTGAACTCCTTTCTTCAGTTCTTGGAGATGGACGAGTCCGACAGTCTCATCGTCGGAGCCACCAACCACGCGAAGCTACTGGATCGTGCCCTATTCCGCCGTTTCGACGGCGTGCTCGAGTACCGGCTTCCGTCGGAAGACGTCGCATTGCAGGTGATGCGCGCACGGCTCGGTCTGCTGGACACGTCGGCAGTTGATTGGGCAGCAGCAGCCAAGGCAGCAGAGGCTCTCAGTCACGCTGAGATCACTCACGCTTGTGAGCAGGCGGCGAAGAACGCCATCCTCGAGCAAACCACCAAGGTTCGTAGTCAAGAGCTGGTCGCCGCCCTGAGGGAACGGCAGAGCGCGCACGCATAG